Proteins from a single region of Segatella copri:
- a CDS encoding N-acetylmuramoyl-L-alanine amidase, with protein sequence MTKDTFPMNIGGEKVRSERMLLAKVENGKNMMSADSVRFLVLHCSASRCNQDYSVEQLRRDHKARGFYDIGYHFYIRKDGTMTQHRKLLEVGAHARPYNRCSIGICYEGGLDEQGKPCNTMTTEQETRLIDLFRNLKILFPKAKIVGHRDLPGTTPKECPCLDAGSWAARHRLD encoded by the coding sequence ATGACGAAAGATACATTTCCAATGAACATTGGCGGAGAGAAGGTACGCTCTGAGCGCATGCTCCTCGCCAAAGTGGAGAACGGCAAGAACATGATGTCTGCCGACTCTGTGAGATTTCTGGTACTGCATTGCTCGGCTAGCCGATGCAATCAGGACTATAGTGTGGAACAGCTGCGCCGCGACCATAAGGCTCGTGGGTTTTATGACATCGGCTATCATTTCTACATCCGTAAGGATGGTACGATGACGCAGCACCGTAAGCTGCTGGAGGTGGGTGCTCATGCCAGACCTTATAATAGATGCTCTATCGGCATCTGCTATGAGGGAGGGCTCGATGAGCAAGGCAAGCCTTGCAACACCATGACAACTGAGCAGGAAACGAGACTCATTGATCTTTTCAGGAATCTGAAGATTCTCTTTCCGAAAGCGAAGATTGTGGGCCATCGGGACTTGCCTGGGACTACTCCAAAGGAGTGTCCGTGTCTGGATGCTGGAAGCTGGGCTGCTCGACACCGCCTTGATTAA
- a CDS encoding smalltalk protein: MKMFRSNSESNPNKISWTQIVNAIVQALIAALTALGVSSCANAL; the protein is encoded by the coding sequence ATGAAAATGTTTCGTTCTAACTCTGAATCAAATCCAAACAAGATTTCTTGGACTCAAATCGTGAATGCCATCGTACAGGCGCTGATTGCTGCTCTCACGGCACTGGGAGTAAGCTCGTGCGCTAATGCCTTATAG
- a CDS encoding HU family DNA-binding protein: MSKSYKVSKKTMNMGPKKGKTVYSVRPYSYGTLTTKDIANQIAMESTATPADVMAVLDRYTYYVKENLKKGYDIELFGFGKLYLRFLTSKAVETEKEANAKLVKSILPAFRPSYYLLKNGSRVYNLIPDSIELVKYGEEKKDKTTGGETTGGETTGGETTGGGSGTEAGGTGSDNGDGLE; the protein is encoded by the coding sequence ATGAGTAAAAGTTACAAAGTGTCTAAGAAGACCATGAACATGGGCCCTAAGAAGGGTAAGACTGTTTATAGCGTTCGCCCTTACAGTTACGGTACCTTGACTACCAAGGATATCGCTAACCAAATCGCTATGGAGTCTACGGCTACTCCTGCTGATGTGATGGCGGTACTCGACCGCTATACCTACTATGTGAAGGAGAACCTGAAGAAGGGTTACGACATCGAACTGTTCGGTTTCGGTAAGCTCTATCTCCGTTTCCTCACAAGTAAGGCTGTAGAGACTGAGAAGGAGGCGAATGCCAAGCTCGTGAAGAGTATCCTTCCTGCCTTCCGCCCTTCGTACTATCTCCTGAAGAACGGCAGCCGTGTTTACAACCTGATTCCTGATTCCATCGAACTCGTCAAGTACGGTGAAGAGAAGAAGGATAAGACTACCGGCGGTGAAACCACTGGCGGTGAGACTACTGGTGGTGAGACCACTGGCGGCGGTTCCGGCACCGAGGCTGGCGGAACTGGTTCCGACAATGGTGACGGATTGGAATAG
- a CDS encoding DNA adenine methylase, whose translation MSILSPLRYPGGKSKISNFFKQFVKDNGLLDGVYVEPYAGGASVALSLLFDEYVSKIIINDKDRSIYAFWHSVLYDTENLCRLIAETPVTMENWKKLRELQKVDKKDQASLLDLGFSTFFMNRTNRSGIIKAGVIGGYAQTGNYKMDARYRKDKLMKRIRRIASYADRIELHNEDAVDFIQKIANQNIDKTILYLDPPYYKKGQGLYMNYYKDSDHRDIKSLVSRLGQMKWVVSYDNSEFIKSLYQEFRHQEFRLNYSANNNGTGTEVIFFSDNCLLTPEALDKLHFKKEQ comes from the coding sequence ATGAGCATTCTCTCACCATTAAGATATCCTGGAGGAAAGTCTAAAATCTCCAACTTCTTCAAGCAGTTTGTGAAAGACAACGGTCTTCTGGACGGGGTGTATGTAGAACCTTATGCTGGAGGAGCCTCCGTTGCATTGTCTTTACTCTTTGATGAGTATGTCAGCAAGATTATCATCAATGATAAGGACCGTTCTATCTATGCCTTTTGGCACAGTGTATTGTATGATACGGAAAATCTGTGTCGCCTGATAGCAGAGACACCTGTTACGATGGAAAACTGGAAAAAACTCCGGGAGTTGCAGAAGGTAGACAAGAAGGACCAGGCTAGTCTGTTAGACTTAGGTTTCTCAACATTCTTTATGAACCGTACCAATCGTTCAGGAATCATCAAGGCAGGTGTCATTGGAGGGTATGCCCAGACCGGTAATTATAAGATGGATGCAAGGTATAGGAAAGACAAACTCATGAAGCGTATCCGTCGCATAGCCTCTTATGCGGATAGGATAGAATTGCACAATGAAGATGCCGTCGATTTTATCCAAAAAATAGCAAATCAGAATATCGACAAAACGATACTTTATCTGGATCCACCTTATTATAAGAAGGGGCAGGGGTTATATATGAACTACTATAAGGATTCTGATCACCGGGACATCAAGAGTCTGGTATCACGGCTTGGTCAAATGAAATGGGTCGTTTCGTATGATAATTCAGAGTTCATCAAGTCTCTTTATCAGGAGTTTCGTCATCAGGAGTTTCGGTTGAATTATAGTGCAAATAATAATGGTACAGGAACGGAGGTTATCTTTTTCTCCGATAATTGTCTTTTGACCCCAGAAGCATTGGATAAGTTGCACTTTAAGAAAGAACAGTAA
- a CDS encoding ATP-binding protein yields the protein MLIKKVHIEKFRGFHDQEFEVGSMLTAIAGQNGTQKSTLLGMITQTFTLGKDKNPMGGEKPLCGGNYRSAFSDKFRLSPKFDQPGSHEWTLTFDNGSDYTIESILRSDTKTIRFWQKGMRGKGDGYIQYPTIFLSLKRVLPVAESGTVSESSLLTDQELAEFKKLHDTILITESHIESASFLESANKQTIGITTDTYDWNENSVGQDNLSKIILALFSFKHLKEKYPHEYKGGILAIDELDATMYPASQKKLLKELRTYASKLNLQIFFTTHSLSLLESIDDLVGECSQKDATKDQVRLVYLKKQDNNIVINDKATFHNITLNLQVIQGKIKPVHKITVYTEDKENIIFAKHLLRGKTSQLNFIDIDFSGANLISLVSKKVPAFIEPAAIVIVDGDVRKEPNKMKSITKANNILVLPTNMSPEQLTSTFLHDLSEADELWENIAEGYSKQVCFRDITYDEILHDRIKAKTWFRSQLPSWGRTASKVLTPLFKKYKDERNEFISDFEEMMKLYQV from the coding sequence ATGCTAATTAAAAAGGTACATATAGAAAAGTTTCGAGGTTTTCATGACCAAGAGTTTGAAGTAGGTTCCATGTTGACAGCTATTGCTGGACAGAATGGAACTCAAAAATCAACGCTGTTGGGTATGATAACACAGACTTTTACATTGGGTAAAGACAAGAATCCAATGGGTGGTGAGAAACCTCTTTGTGGAGGAAACTACCGTTCAGCATTCAGCGACAAGTTTAGACTTTCTCCAAAGTTTGACCAACCAGGCTCTCATGAGTGGACACTGACATTTGATAATGGTAGCGATTATACTATAGAGAGCATTCTTCGCTCCGATACAAAGACCATACGCTTTTGGCAGAAAGGCATGAGGGGAAAAGGAGATGGATACATCCAATACCCTACTATCTTTCTTAGTTTGAAGCGTGTGTTGCCTGTTGCTGAATCAGGAACAGTTTCAGAATCATCACTACTCACAGACCAAGAGCTTGCGGAATTCAAAAAATTACATGACACGATACTGATTACAGAGAGTCATATAGAATCAGCTTCTTTTCTTGAAAGTGCTAATAAGCAAACTATTGGTATCACAACGGACACGTATGATTGGAATGAAAACTCTGTGGGACAAGACAATCTGAGTAAAATCATATTGGCATTGTTCTCTTTCAAGCATTTGAAAGAAAAGTATCCTCATGAATACAAAGGTGGCATATTGGCTATAGACGAATTGGATGCGACCATGTATCCTGCATCACAAAAGAAGTTGCTAAAAGAGTTGCGCACATATGCATCAAAACTTAATTTGCAAATATTCTTTACAACCCACTCTTTATCTCTCTTAGAGAGCATTGACGATTTGGTTGGTGAATGCAGTCAGAAAGATGCAACAAAAGACCAGGTAAGATTAGTCTATCTGAAAAAGCAAGACAACAATATTGTTATCAATGACAAGGCTACTTTCCACAACATAACACTGAATCTTCAGGTTATACAAGGAAAAATCAAACCTGTTCATAAAATCACAGTCTATACTGAGGATAAGGAGAATATCATATTTGCCAAGCACCTGTTGCGAGGCAAAACTTCTCAACTTAATTTCATAGACATCGACTTCTCTGGCGCAAACTTAATCTCGTTGGTATCAAAGAAAGTTCCAGCTTTCATAGAACCAGCGGCTATTGTGATAGTTGATGGTGATGTACGTAAGGAACCCAACAAGATGAAGTCTATCACTAAGGCTAACAACATTTTAGTTTTACCAACCAACATGTCACCAGAACAATTGACTTCAACTTTTTTGCATGATTTATCAGAAGCAGATGAACTTTGGGAAAATATAGCTGAAGGATATAGCAAGCAAGTATGTTTCAGAGACATAACTTATGATGAAATATTGCATGATAGGATAAAAGCTAAAACTTGGTTTAGAAGCCAGTTGCCTTCTTGGGGCCGAACTGCATCCAAGGTCTTAACTCCTTTATTCAAGAAATATAAGGATGAACGCAATGAATTTATCTCTGATTTTGAAGAGATGATGAAATTGTATCAAGTTTAA
- a CDS encoding bacteriophage abortive infection AbiH family protein: MAKKILIIGNGFDIDLGLRTRYSDFAKSNIWEKLMRNTYGFDQDLLAALREAKEKEAWFDIEKTMNEYVRAIRPESLTTDLVDKDKKNFIEVTKALDKYLKDEQKSRTLESNHYAAQVLRLIADVGGFEYYTFNYTSLGDIATSCGIKIDTSRITHVHGSLENDSIILGVLTDPANQLHEQYSFMYKDNSRFYMSNNMYEDFDKADDIIFFGHSINGMDFPYFKDFFIKQSGMGGEYKSKHITIFIYDDDSNQQIRNSIRNAQVDLTQLFRRNNISIIQTKQMYYDDRNELQKFEVFTERLNDIKASRMIVTMPNPNRHRNMW; the protein is encoded by the coding sequence ATGGCTAAAAAAATATTGATAATAGGCAATGGGTTCGATATAGATTTAGGTCTTAGAACCCGGTATTCAGATTTTGCAAAAAGCAATATTTGGGAAAAGTTAATGAGAAATACTTACGGCTTTGATCAAGATTTACTTGCAGCGTTGAGGGAGGCAAAAGAAAAGGAAGCATGGTTTGATATAGAAAAGACTATGAATGAATATGTACGTGCCATACGCCCAGAATCTCTCACGACAGATCTTGTTGATAAAGATAAAAAGAATTTTATAGAAGTAACTAAGGCACTTGATAAGTATCTGAAAGACGAGCAGAAATCACGGACTTTGGAAAGTAATCATTATGCTGCCCAGGTCTTACGATTGATTGCAGATGTTGGTGGCTTTGAATATTATACATTCAACTACACAAGTTTAGGTGACATTGCCACTTCTTGTGGAATTAAAATAGATACTTCACGCATTACTCATGTTCATGGCTCTTTAGAAAATGACAGTATCATACTTGGTGTTTTGACAGACCCTGCCAATCAATTACATGAGCAGTATTCTTTTATGTATAAGGACAATAGTCGCTTCTATATGTCAAACAACATGTATGAAGATTTTGATAAAGCCGATGACATCATTTTCTTTGGACACTCCATTAACGGAATGGACTTCCCTTATTTCAAGGACTTCTTTATTAAGCAGAGTGGCATGGGTGGAGAGTATAAAAGTAAGCACATCACAATCTTCATATACGATGATGATTCCAACCAACAGATACGCAATAGTATAAGAAATGCTCAGGTAGATTTGACTCAATTGTTCCGTAGAAATAACATCAGCATCATACAAACTAAGCAGATGTACTATGATGACAGAAATGAGTTGCAGAAATTCGAGGTATTTACCGAAAGGCTTAACGACATCAAAGCAAGTAGAATGATTGTAACTATGCCTAATCCAAACAGACATAGGAACATGTGGTAA
- a CDS encoding DUF262 domain-containing protein, with amino-acid sequence MLFQLYNNEQINLYLQLKNDDTFVLVSKEGKEYLALRKGDLGQLEFSYDSFLFSESEESVSNKIDELYHQYLEDNFSGIETETEENEISDPFNPKEISINTKVIPMDVLLRRLKQGSLILNPDFQRNEVWTDVRKSQLIESILLEIPIPMFYVSADEEGNWTVVDGLQRISAFRDFILGKLYMKTKNSDDEGNGIKLKGLEFLKNIEGCQMKKLPNNFYNRIMEAQFSLTIINPGTPDEVKRNVFKRINTGGVPLSPQEIRNALYGGRISSLLKKMSEMKSFKQATDNSIKSLRMEDKELLLRFLSFVIRDHTFYKKTQNIDTWLSDTMIIYNSFPFLDSRDIKRSISRGSVNVSDIKVLDESTIISNFDIAMSRATKLFGKHAFRKSYGTLRRRPINKCLFESWGVLLANMPNDQYVRLCNHKKQFAADYSKLLDDNKFIIAISRDSMRQGSVVYRYEELSKLINKYSL; translated from the coding sequence ATGTTATTCCAGTTATATAATAATGAACAGATAAATCTTTACCTTCAACTAAAGAATGACGACACTTTTGTATTGGTATCAAAAGAGGGGAAAGAATATCTTGCGCTAAGAAAAGGAGATTTAGGACAATTGGAATTTTCTTATGACTCCTTTTTGTTTTCAGAATCAGAGGAAAGTGTTTCTAATAAGATAGATGAGTTATATCATCAATATTTAGAAGATAATTTTTCTGGAATAGAGACCGAAACGGAAGAAAATGAGATCTCGGATCCATTCAACCCCAAGGAAATTTCAATAAACACAAAGGTTATCCCTATGGATGTGTTGCTCAGAAGATTAAAACAAGGTTCTTTGATTTTGAATCCAGATTTTCAACGCAATGAAGTTTGGACTGATGTAAGAAAATCGCAACTGATAGAATCCATTTTGTTAGAGATACCTATTCCTATGTTTTATGTCTCTGCAGATGAAGAAGGTAATTGGACTGTCGTAGATGGATTACAAAGAATTAGTGCTTTTAGGGATTTCATATTGGGTAAACTATATATGAAAACAAAAAATAGCGATGATGAAGGAAATGGCATAAAACTAAAAGGTTTGGAGTTCCTAAAAAACATAGAAGGTTGCCAAATGAAAAAATTGCCAAATAATTTCTACAACAGAATTATGGAAGCTCAATTTTCCTTGACAATCATAAATCCAGGAACACCTGATGAAGTAAAAAGAAATGTATTTAAACGAATAAATACCGGTGGAGTACCTCTTAGTCCACAAGAAATACGTAATGCCCTTTATGGTGGTCGTATATCTTCATTATTGAAGAAAATGTCGGAAATGAAGTCTTTTAAGCAAGCAACAGATAATTCAATAAAAAGTTTGAGAATGGAAGATAAAGAATTGTTGTTGCGTTTTCTTTCTTTTGTGATTCGGGATCATACATTTTATAAAAAGACCCAGAATATTGACACTTGGCTATCAGACACTATGATTATTTACAATTCTTTCCCATTTTTGGATTCGAGGGATATTAAAAGAAGCATATCCAGAGGTTCTGTAAATGTGTCAGATATAAAAGTATTAGACGAATCTACTATCATATCAAATTTTGATATTGCGATGAGTAGAGCGACTAAACTTTTTGGTAAACATGCTTTTAGAAAAAGTTATGGAACTCTGCGCAGACGACCTATCAACAAATGTCTATTTGAGAGTTGGGGTGTATTATTAGCAAACATGCCTAATGATCAATATGTACGTTTATGTAATCATAAAAAGCAATTTGCTGCTGACTATTCAAAACTTTTAGATGACAACAAATTCATAATCGCAATATCAAGAGATAGTATGCGACAAGGTTCAGTAGTTTATAGATATGAGGAATTATCAAAATTGATTAATAAATATTCGCTATGA
- a CDS encoding AAA family ATPase produces MIKSISLHGFKSYVNQTFELSPLTILTGLNSSGKSSVIQSIRVLKNIVSYKDENKAFYQLNIGDKNEVMNQNCDKIEIKATIDDLDHTQILYDSENGINIAPFPYIIYISASRKGGTSTIPLLSNLELGSEGENVLNVIEHYGDEILADSLQDEAEGKTFSYVLAGWLQKISPDVKFEPRLARQADTSYSLYDQHRSSNVGYGLSYSLPVIVALLLGTIKQDSLVLIENPEAHLHPRGQYEMSRLICLCVEAGAKVLVETHSDHLFDGVRIFCKESATSFADNVIAYWCQLDEDKCTKVDTCHIKKNGKVDNWPQGMFDQFLIDAEKLI; encoded by the coding sequence ATGATAAAGAGTATAAGCTTACATGGATTTAAGTCTTATGTGAATCAAACGTTTGAATTAAGTCCACTTACGATTTTGACAGGACTAAATAGTAGTGGAAAGAGTTCTGTGATTCAATCAATCAGAGTTCTAAAAAATATCGTCTCATACAAAGATGAAAACAAAGCATTTTATCAATTAAATATAGGAGACAAAAATGAGGTAATGAATCAAAATTGCGACAAGATAGAAATCAAAGCGACGATTGATGATCTTGACCATACTCAAATATTATACGATTCCGAGAACGGAATAAATATAGCACCATTTCCTTATATTATCTATATTTCTGCATCAAGAAAAGGTGGAACTTCTACCATACCGTTGCTTTCAAATTTAGAACTTGGATCAGAAGGAGAAAATGTTCTAAATGTAATAGAACATTATGGAGACGAGATTCTTGCAGACTCTTTACAAGATGAAGCAGAAGGCAAAACATTTAGTTATGTCTTAGCTGGATGGCTGCAAAAAATAAGTCCAGATGTAAAGTTTGAACCGAGGTTGGCACGACAGGCCGATACTTCTTATTCTCTATATGACCAACATCGTTCTTCTAATGTTGGATATGGACTTAGTTATTCCTTACCAGTCATTGTCGCTTTACTACTTGGAACAATAAAACAAGATTCTTTGGTACTGATAGAAAACCCAGAAGCCCACCTTCACCCAAGAGGACAATATGAAATGTCACGATTGATTTGTCTTTGCGTTGAAGCAGGCGCAAAAGTTTTAGTTGAAACCCATAGTGACCACTTGTTTGATGGAGTTAGAATTTTTTGCAAAGAAAGTGCAACTTCATTTGCAGACAACGTTATTGCCTATTGGTGCCAACTTGATGAAGACAAATGCACGAAAGTAGATACTTGTCATATTAAGAAAAATGGAAAAGTGGATAATTGGCCACAAGGAATGTTTGACCAATTTTTGATAGATGCAGAAAAATTGATTTAA
- a CDS encoding UDP-N-acetylglucosamine 4,6-dehydratase, translated as MFNLSKFIGQYVTHREKSMFAQDIEANKEKLSVEIKGKKVCVIGGAGSIGSSFIKAVLRFEPQSVVVVDLNENGLAELVRDVRSTEGLYVPDEFRCYTLNFADPIFERIFREEKGFDIVANFSAHKHVRSEKDKYSVQALIENNDIKAKKLMDLLCVYPPKHFFCVSTDKAANPVNIMGASKRIMEDLVMAYNEHFKVTTARFANVAFSNGSLPDGWIHRLQKKQPLAAPSDVKRYFVSPEESGQICMLACILGNGGEVFFPKLGEEQMLTFSSICDDFVKAEGFKKVECKNDPEAKKYAADMDYESDNYPVVYFKSDTTGEKAYEEFYVPGEKINMTRFSALGVVEETTRRPMPEINQFFDELEGIFAEPDFTKAEIVTSIKKFIPNFEHEEKGKNLDQKM; from the coding sequence ATGTTTAATCTCAGTAAATTCATAGGTCAGTATGTGACCCATCGTGAAAAGAGTATGTTTGCTCAGGATATCGAGGCAAACAAGGAGAAACTTTCTGTTGAAATCAAAGGCAAGAAAGTTTGTGTAATTGGTGGAGCCGGTTCCATCGGTTCTTCATTCATCAAGGCAGTACTTCGCTTTGAACCACAGAGCGTAGTTGTAGTTGACTTGAATGAGAACGGATTGGCAGAATTGGTTCGTGATGTACGAAGCACAGAAGGACTTTATGTACCTGATGAGTTCCGTTGCTACACCCTCAACTTTGCAGATCCAATCTTCGAACGTATTTTTCGTGAGGAGAAGGGCTTTGACATTGTAGCCAATTTCTCAGCTCATAAGCATGTTCGCTCTGAGAAAGATAAGTATAGTGTTCAGGCACTCATCGAGAATAATGACATCAAGGCAAAGAAACTGATGGATTTGCTTTGCGTGTACCCACCAAAGCATTTCTTCTGCGTATCTACAGATAAGGCTGCTAATCCTGTTAATATCATGGGTGCCAGCAAGCGTATTATGGAAGACCTGGTGATGGCTTATAATGAGCACTTCAAAGTAACAACAGCTCGTTTTGCCAATGTTGCTTTCTCCAATGGTTCTTTACCTGATGGTTGGATTCATCGTTTGCAGAAGAAGCAGCCATTGGCTGCCCCTTCTGATGTAAAGCGTTATTTCGTATCTCCTGAGGAGTCTGGCCAGATTTGTATGTTGGCTTGTATCCTTGGTAATGGCGGTGAGGTGTTCTTCCCTAAGTTGGGTGAAGAGCAGATGCTTACCTTCTCATCTATCTGCGATGACTTCGTAAAGGCAGAAGGCTTCAAGAAGGTAGAGTGCAAGAATGATCCAGAGGCAAAGAAGTATGCTGCAGATATGGATTACGAGAGTGATAACTATCCTGTCGTTTACTTCAAGAGTGATACTACTGGCGAGAAAGCTTACGAGGAATTCTATGTTCCTGGTGAGAAAATCAATATGACTCGTTTCTCTGCACTTGGTGTAGTTGAGGAGACAACCCGTCGCCCGATGCCAGAGATTAACCAGTTCTTTGATGAATTGGAGGGCATCTTTGCAGAGCCAGACTTCACCAAGGCTGAAATCGTGACATCTATCAAGAAGTTTATACCTAACTTCGAGCATGAGGAAAAAGGTAAGAACTTGGATCAAAAAATGTAA